The sequence ATCCTCAACGCGCGCCCGGCCGTCTTCGACGCCCGGGCCACCGCGCCGTTCGTCGAACAGTGGCACCCGGTACCGCGGCCGCAGGTGATCCTGGTGCTCGCCCCGATGTACCACGCCAATGGGTTCTCCACCCTGTACAACCTGCTGGCGGGGGACCGGCTGGTGGTGATGGAGAAGTTCGACGCCGCCCGGGTCGTCGGCGTGCTCGAGCGGCACCGGATCAGCACGTTCACCGCCACCCCGACCATGCTGCAGCGCATCGGCGACCTGCCGGACGTCGACGGCCGCGACCTGTCCAGCATCCAGTGGATCATGCAGGGGGCGGCGCCGATGCCGCACTCGCTGGTGCACCGGTGGGCCGGGCTGATCGGCGCCGAGCGCATCGTGATGGCCTACGGGATGACCGAGGCCCTCGGCATCACCGCGCTGCGCGGCGACGAGTGGATGGCCAGGCCGGGCAGCGTGGGCCGGGGCTTCCGCGGCACCGAGGTCCGGATCCTGGGCGCGGACGGCGAGTCGGCGCCGGTCGGGGAGATCGGCGAGATCTACCTGCGCGCGCCGCGGTCGAGCTACGGCGGCTACACCTACCTCGGTCAGGCGCCGCGGCTGCGCCGCACCGACGACGGCTTCGAGACAGTGGGCGACCTCGGCTACCTCGACGCCGACGGTTTCCTGTACCTGGTGGACCGCCGCGTCGACGTGATCATCACCGGTGGGGCGAACGTCTTCCCGGCCGAGGTCGAGACGGCGCTCATCGACCATCCCAAGATCGCCGACATCGTCGTCATCGGGCTGCGGGACGCGGAGTGGGGCCGGCGGGTGCACGCCGTCGTGCAGCCCGCCGACCCGGCGCGGCCCCCGTCGCCCGCGGAGGTCATCGCCTACGCGAAGAGCCGGCTCGCCGCCTACAAGGTGCCCAAGACGATCGAGATCGTCGAGGCGCTCCCGCGCAGCGAGGCCACGAAGATCAACCGCGGCGCGCTCGTCGAGGCCCGCGGCGGCTGACCCCGCCGGTCCGGACCGCCCGCGCTTCCGGCCCCGGCTTCCGACCCGGAGGCCGGAAGCCGAGGGCTGGAAGCCGGGGGCTGGAGACTGGGCGGCCCTACGGTGTGGCGATGGATCCGGCGGTGACGAGCGGGAGGTCGTCCGCGGTGACCAGGCCGGGGGGCGCGGCCACCACGGCCGCAACGGCGTTCACCGCCGGGTTGGCGGTGTGCGCGTCGCGGTCCACGGCGTCCGCGGCGTAGTCGAACTCGTAGCGCAGCCGCACGTTGGGGTGCCCACGGACCTCCATGACGTACCCCTCCTCGATCGGCCAGTCGGGCTCCATGGCGTTGCCCAGCCGCCACAGCAGGCCCAGCTCGATCAGCGGCCGGCCCCGCACGATGCCCTGCCAGCGGCCCTTCAGCCCGCACACGGTGCCCCGCGGGATGGTCATGTAACCGAGGTCCAGGTCCCTGGTCGCCAGGCCGAACTCGGGTGCGTAGCGCACCTCCTCGAGCTCGACGCCGAGCGCCTTCGCGATCACCTCGACCGCGTCCTGGAAGACGAGCTGGCGCTGCTTCGCCGCGTCGGCCAGCCCGGGGGTGTCCGGCGGTGACCCGAAGCCGAGCGCCTGCCAGGTCTCGGCCGAGGCGTAGTGGGTGCAGTCGGCGGCCTCGAGGATCGAGATCTTCTCCACCTCCCGGCACAGCGCGGCCGCGGTGAGGCCCACGACCCCGGCCAGGCCGGGGTTGATCCCGGTTCCGTACAGGGACACCCCGCCGCGCCGGGCGGCCTCGTGCAGCCGGTTCATGTCCTTCTCGCCGTAGGACCGACCGGTGAGGAAGTTCGCCGTGGAGATGACGTTGATGCCGGCCTCGAGCAGCCGCACCATGTCGTCGACGTCCCACAGCAACGGCATGTAGAGCACGACGTCGGGCCGCAGCGCGATGATCTCGTCGAAGCTGCTGGTGGCCCGGACACCGAGCGGCGGTAAGCCGCACAGCTCACCGACGTCCTTGCCGTCCTTCTCGGCGCTCCACGCGAAACAGCCCACGAGTTCCAGGCGCGGATGCGCGAGGACGGCGCGCACCGCGCTGCGCGCGACACCCCCGGTGGTCCACTGGACGACTCGAATGCTCATGACCCATCTCCGATCGTTGATCGTTGGATTCGGATGTCGTGGTCGGTCGGACGTCGTGGTCGGCCCGGCGGCCGTCTAACGCACGAAGGCCGGCATCGTCTCCCAGCCGCGGACCGTGGAGGTGCGGGCCTGGACGGCGTTGTCCCAGTCGATCTCCCAGGTCGGGAACCGGCTGAGGACCTCGTCGAGGGCGACCCGGCCCTCGAGCCGGGCCAGCGCCGCGCCGAGGCAGTGGTGGATGCCGTAGCCGAAGCTGAGGTGGCGGCCGACGTCGCGGTGGACGTCGAAGCGGTCGGGGTCGGCGAAGCGGCGCTCGTCCCGGTTCGCCGAGCCGTTCAGCAGCACCATGATGCTGCCCGCGGGCACGGTGTGGCCGTGGTGTTCGACGTCGCGGGCGACATGGCGCGCCTGGACCGGTGAGGGCGCCTCGAAACGCAGCAGCTCCTCGACCGCGTTCGGGATGAGTGAGCGGTCCTCGACCAGTTCGCGCCGCTGGTCGGGGTTCTCGGCGAGGATCTTCCCGGCCCAGCCGATGAGCCGGGTGGTCGTCTCGTTCCCGGCCCCGGCGAGCATGGTGACGTAGGTGAGCACCTCGCCCCGGTGCAGCCTGCGGACGGTTCCCGTCTCGTCCTCGAACTCGGCGGTCAGCAGCTCCGTCATCAGGTCGTCGGAGGGATGCGCGGCGCGCCAGTCGATGTAGGTGCCGAACTCCTCGGCGCCGAACTCCGCGGCGTTGAAGTCCTCGGCCGACACCGAGGGGTCCTCGCCCTCGCGCAGCTGCAGGCCCTCGTCGAGACGGTCCCGGATCGCCTCCTGGTCGGCCTCCGGGATACCGAGCAGGAATCCGATCGTGCGCATCGGCATCTGGGCGCCGAGGTCCCGGATGAAGTCGAAACGCTCGGTGCCGACGAGCGGGTCGAGGGAACGCGCGCAGAACTCGCGGATCTTCGGCTCCAGCGCGTTCATCTTCCGTGGTGTGAAGACCCTGGCGAGCAGGCCGCGGTGCAGGTCGTGAATCGGCGGGTCCTCGAAGAGGATGATTCCCGACGGCAGCTGGATGTCGGCCTTGATGAGCTCCAGGATGGAGCCCCGGCCGGACCGGTAGGTGTTCCAGTCGCTCAGGGCCGGCTCGACGTCCTCGAAGCGGCTGAGGGCGTAGAAGTCGTACTTCTCGTTGTAGTAGAGCGGTGCCTCGTCGCGCAGACGCCGCCAGACCGGGTACGGATCGGCGTCGATCCCGGCGTCGTAGGGATCGTAGTAGACGTCGCTGGTGCTGGTTAACGGCATTGTCCACTCCTCCGTGCGATCTGACGGGGTGCCCGGACGCGCCGCCGCGCCCGTGGGCCCCGTCATCGTCGTCACCGACCGTACCGGGGTGACACCAGCCGTTTCGCGGCGATGGGGCCTGATACCGCAGGTCGGCCGAACCCGGGGGTGACCGCTCCACAATGTGTGGCGCTCCACGGTCGACTCGGTGTCCGTCGCCGGCGAACCTCGGCGGTCCTGTGACTGCCCGCACACCACCACGACGTGGCGTGGACGTCCTGCTTTCGTGTGGAGCGTGCCGGGGGTGGCCGGTGCCGCGGGCGGTCCGCCGGCTGTTCCGGCCGGCGGGAGGCCCCGTCCCACGTCGGTGACGATCGACATGGATGCTCCGGCGCCATGGACTACCGTGGCGGGGCCACTCGCCCCGCCGCCGGGCGCTGTCCGACCAGCCGTGACGACCGGTTCTCCCGCTGCCGCGGCGGGCCGGCCCGACGAAGGAGTCTCTGACCAGAATGCCTCTGCGTGCTCGCCGGTCGTGTCTGGCTGTTCCGGCTTCGAACGTGAAGATGTTGGGCAAGGCGCAGGGCCTGCCCGCCGATCAGATCTTCTGTGATCTGGAGGACTCGGTCGCTCCGGGGGCGAAGGAGTCGGCGCGGGGGAACGTGGTCGCGGTGCTGAACGAGGGGGACTGGAAGGGCAAGACCCGGGTGGTCCGGGTCAACGACCTGACGACGAAGTGGACTTACCGTGACGTGGTGACGGTGGTCGAGGGCGCGGGGGCGAACCTGGACTGCGTGATGCTGCCGAAGGTGCAGACCGCCGCGCAGGTGCAGTGGCTTGATCTGCTGTTGACGCAGATCGAGGAGGTCATGGGTTTCGAGGTCGGTCGGATCGGTATCGAGGCGCAGATCGAGAACGCGCTGGGTCTGTCGAACGTGAAGGAGATCGCGTTCGCCAGTCCGCGGATCGAGACGATCATCTTCGGGCCGGCGGACTTCATGGCGTCGATGAACATGCCGTCGCTGGTGGTGGGGGCGTTGAACCCGGATTATCCGGGGGACCCGTTCCACTATGTGCTGTTCAAGATTCTGGAGGCGGCGCGGGCGCGGGGGGTGCAGGCGATCGACGGGCCGTTCCTGCAGATCCGGGACGTCGAGGCGTTCCGTGGGGTGGCGAAGAAGTCCGCGGCGTTGGGTTATGACGGCAAGTGGGTGCTGCACCCGGGGCAGATCGACGCGGCGAACGAGGTGTACGCCCCGCGGCAGGAGGATTACGACCACGCGGAGCTGATCCTGGACGCCTACGCCTGGCATACCTCGGACGAGGGTGGGTTGCGTGGCGCGGTGATGCTCGGTGACGAGATGATCGACGAGGCGAGCCGGAAGATGGCCGAGGTGATCGCGGGCAAGGGCCGGGCGGCGGGGATGGCGCGCACGGTGAGCTTCGAGCCTCCGGCCGGCTGACCCGGTCGGCTGTTTCCCCGTCAAGTTCCCCGTCGAGACCTCCGAAGGACACAGGAGCCGCTATGGGCAGGATCGCGCAGACCGACGGGCTGACCGAGGTGCAGTCCGACATCCTCGCGGCGGTGCGGTCGTTCGTCGACAGGGAGATCCTGCCGAACGCGGGTGATCTCGAGCGCAAGGACGAGTATCCCGAGGCGATCGTCGAGGCGATGAAGGAGATGGGCCTGTTCGGGATCACGATCCCGGAGCAGTACGGCGGGCTGGGTGAGTCGCTGCTGACCTACGCGCTGGTCGTGGAGGAGATCGCCCGCGGTTGGATGAGCGTGTCCGGTGTGATCAACACGCATTTCATCGTGGCGTACCTGGTGTTGCAGCACGGGACCGACGAGCAGCGGGAGCGGTTGTTGCCGCTGATGGCGACCGGTGAGCTGCGTGGGGCGTTCTCGATGAGTGAGCCCGGCTGCGGTTCGGACGTCTCGGCGATCACGACCCGGGCCGACCGTGACGCCGACGGCGGCGGGTACACGATCAGTGGGCAGAAGATGTGGCTGACCAACGGTGCCCGGGCCGGTCTGGTCGCGACGTTGGTGAAGACGGACGAGGGCGCGGAGTCGGTCTACCGGAACATGACGACGTTCCTGTTGGAGAAGGAGCCGGGTTTCGGTACCGATGGTGGTATCACGATTCCCGGGAAGCTGGAGAAGCTCGGGTACAAGGGCGTCGAGACCACCGAGATGATCCTGGACGGTCACCGGGCGCCGGCGAGTTCGATCCTGGGTGGTCCCGGGGCGGCGGGTCGTGGTTTCTACCAGATGATGGACGGGGTGGAGGTCGGGCGGGTCAACGTCGCGGCGCGGGCCTGCGGGATCATGATCCGGGCGTTCGAGCTGGCGATCGCCTACGCGCAGCAGCGGCGGACCTTCGGTCACCAGATCGCCGATCATCAGGCGATCGCGTTCAAGCTCGCGGACATGGCCACGAAGGTCGAGGCGGGCCATCTGATGATGGTCAACGCTGCCCGGAAGAAGGACAGCGGGCAGCGTAACGACGTCGAGGCGGGAATGGCCAAGTACCTGGCGAGTGAGTACTGCCACGAGGTGACGACCGAGTCGTTCCGGATCCACGGCGGCTACGGGTACTCCAAGGAGTACGAGATCGAGCGCCTCTACCGGGAAGCCCCGTTCATGCTCATCGGCGAGGGGACCTCCGAGGTGCAGAAGCGCATCATCAGCCGCGCCCTGCTCCAGGAGTACAAGCTGCGCGGCTGAACGCCCGGCCGGGCTGTCCGGCCCGGCCGCCAGGTGGGACCCTGCGCGTGCGGGGGTGGTGAGACGTGGACGGATCCGCCCGCCAGGGGCGCTCGCGGGAAGGAACAGGGGTCGTCATGCAGTTCGGTCGGTACTACGAGGAGTTCGAGGTCGGCGCGGTCTACAAGCACTGGCCGGGAAAGACGGTCACCGAGTACGACGACCACCTGTTCTGCCTGCTCACGATGAACCACCACCCGCTGCACCTGGACGCCAACTACGCCGAGCACACCACGCAGTTCAAGCGCAACGTGGTCGTCGGGAACTACGTGTACTCGCTGCTGCTCGGGATGTCCGTCGCCGACGTCTCGGGCAAGGCGATCGCCAACCTCGAGGTCGAGTCGCTGCGGCACGTGGCGCCGGTCTTCCACGGGGACACGATCTACGGCGAGTCGACGGTGCTCGACAAGGTGGAGTCGAAGAGCAAGGACGACCGCGGCATCGTGACGGTCGAGACCCGCGGTCTCAACCAGGACGGCACCCTGGTCTGCGTCTACCGGCGCAAGGTGATGGTCCCCAAGCGGTCCTACGGCGAGGCCCGCGGGGGAGAGCAGCCCGGCCGGCCCGAGCCCCGGACCTCCTGACCCACCCCGCCGGCCCGCCGCCCACGGCTTCCGTTCGCCCTGCCCCGCCCGCCCGCCCGCCGCCGCGGCGGGCGGACCCCGTGGCCGCCTGGCCCGTTCACCAGAGAGAGCATCATGGCTGACGTGCAGACCTCCCGTCCGGACGGCTCCCTGTCGGACGCCCCTCCCGCCGCGTCCGAAGAGCTCGTCCTGACCGAGCACGGCCGGGTGCTGGTCCTCACCATGAACCGGCCGGCGGCGCGCAACGCCATGTCGCTGAGCCTGGCGACGGCCATCGCGGCCGCGCTCGAGCAGCTCGACGCCCGGGACGACCTGAGCATCGGTGTCATCACCGGCGCGAACAAGACGTTCTGCGCCGGGATGGACCTGAAGGGCTTCGCCCGCGGCGAGCGTCCGATCGTGCCGGGCCGGGGCTTCGCCGGGCTGGTCCGCCAGCCTCCCCGCAAGCCGCTGATCGCCGCGGTCGAGGGCTACGCGCTCGCCGGCGGGTTCGAGATCGTGCTGTCCTGTGACCTGATCGTCGCCGCGCGGGACGCGAAGTTCGGCCTGCCCGAGGTGAAGCGCGGCCTGGCCGCGGCTGCCGGCGGCCTGCTGCGGCTGCAGCGCCGCATCCCCTACCACCTGGCGATGGAGCTCGTCCTGACCGGCCGGATGTGGCCCGCGACCGAGGCCGCCGACGTCCACCTCGTCAACCGCCTCACCGAGCCGGGCGCGGCGCTCGAGGTGGCGCTCGAGCTCGCCGAGGAGATCGCCGCGAACGCGCCGCTGGCGCTCGCGGCCTCCAAGCAGGTGCTGGCGCGCTCGGTCGACTGGCCGCTCGAGGAGGCGTTCGACCGGCAGGAGGAGTTCGTCGCGGTGGTGCGCACCTCGGCGGACGCCAAGGAGGGCGCCGTGGCGTTCGCAGAGAAGCGCCCGCCGCGCTGGACCGGCCAGTAGACCCACCGCGACCCCACCGCGACCACGGCCGCCACGGCCGTCACGTGCTCGGCCCCGGCCTCACCCGCCGGGGCCGAGTGCGTTGTGCGGGCGGCGTGCGGAGTGACTCGGGCACCACGACATCGACGGCCGGCTCCGCTCGCCCCTCGAACCAAAAGTGACGTCGGAGTCAGTATGGATTTAGCATGCGACATGGCCAAGCCGGCCGTGCGAAACCGGTCCGACCGTGGTCGGACCGGCGGCGCGCAGATCGGACCGGCGGTGCGCGGAGTTGTCGGTTCCGGGTGGACGAAGGGTGATGACCGTTGGACCTGAACGGACGTTCAGCGATAGTGACGGGTGGCGGCGGCGGCCTCGGTTCCGCGACGGTGCGGCAGCTGGTCGAGGCCGGCATGCACGTAGTGATCTTCGACCAGGACGCCGCGGCCGCGGCCTCCCTGGCCAAGGAGCTCGGTGACTCGGCCTCCGCTGTCGGTGGTGACGTGAACAGCGACGAGGACGTGCAGGCCGCGATCGAGGCCGCGCAGGCGGGCGGCCCGCTGGCCGTCGTCGCGAACGTGGCCGGCGGTGGGGTCAAGGGCGCGGGGCGCACCGTCGGGCGGGACGCGACGCCGCATGAGAAGTCGTCGTTCATCAAGACCATGGAGATGAACGCGTTCGGCACCTTCAACGTGACCCGGTTGTCCGCCGCCGCGATGGCCGGCAACGAGCCGGACGCGGACGGCACGCGCGGGGTCGTGGTGAACACGGCCTCCATCGCCGGGATCGAGGGCCAGATCGGCCAGGTGTCCTACAGCGCGGCCAAGGCGGCCATCCTCGGCATGACCCTGCCGATGGCCCGTGACCTGGCCCCGATCGGCGTGCGGGTCTGCGCCATCGCGCCGGGGACCATGGGAACCCCGCGGATGATGGGCGTGCCGGAGCAGATGCGGGAGAAGTTCGTCAA is a genomic window of Parafrankia discariae containing:
- a CDS encoding MaoC family dehydratase produces the protein MQFGRYYEEFEVGAVYKHWPGKTVTEYDDHLFCLLTMNHHPLHLDANYAEHTTQFKRNVVVGNYVYSLLLGMSVADVSGKAIANLEVESLRHVAPVFHGDTIYGESTVLDKVESKSKDDRGIVTVETRGLNQDGTLVCVYRRKVMVPKRSYGEARGGEQPGRPEPRTS
- a CDS encoding class I adenylate-forming enzyme family protein, coding for MDDTVSYARRIRELVAERPDEIALRHIALDGVEPAFTWVELDRRSGQLAGALAARGLGPGDLLGLGLRNSPQFVFSALAAWKLGAVPVPVRWDLPDWELARLRETVDAPVFLGPEDIGWIDATADLAVPDLPDATSPQTNGICSSGSTGTPKVILNARPAVFDARATAPFVEQWHPVPRPQVILVLAPMYHANGFSTLYNLLAGDRLVVMEKFDAARVVGVLERHRISTFTATPTMLQRIGDLPDVDGRDLSSIQWIMQGAAPMPHSLVHRWAGLIGAERIVMAYGMTEALGITALRGDEWMARPGSVGRGFRGTEVRILGADGESAPVGEIGEIYLRAPRSSYGGYTYLGQAPRLRRTDDGFETVGDLGYLDADGFLYLVDRRVDVIITGGANVFPAEVETALIDHPKIADIVVIGLRDAEWGRRVHAVVQPADPARPPSPAEVIAYAKSRLAAYKVPKTIEIVEALPRSEATKINRGALVEARGG
- a CDS encoding SDR family NAD(P)-dependent oxidoreductase, whose product is MDLNGRSAIVTGGGGGLGSATVRQLVEAGMHVVIFDQDAAAAASLAKELGDSASAVGGDVNSDEDVQAAIEAAQAGGPLAVVANVAGGGVKGAGRTVGRDATPHEKSSFIKTMEMNAFGTFNVTRLSAAAMAGNEPDADGTRGVVVNTASIAGIEGQIGQVSYSAAKAAILGMTLPMARDLAPIGVRVCAIAPGTMGTPRMMGVPEQMREKFVKDIIFPHRLGKPEEFALLVESIARNSYLNGENIRLDGALRFGPR
- a CDS encoding acyl-CoA dehydrogenase family protein, producing MGRIAQTDGLTEVQSDILAAVRSFVDREILPNAGDLERKDEYPEAIVEAMKEMGLFGITIPEQYGGLGESLLTYALVVEEIARGWMSVSGVINTHFIVAYLVLQHGTDEQRERLLPLMATGELRGAFSMSEPGCGSDVSAITTRADRDADGGGYTISGQKMWLTNGARAGLVATLVKTDEGAESVYRNMTTFLLEKEPGFGTDGGITIPGKLEKLGYKGVETTEMILDGHRAPASSILGGPGAAGRGFYQMMDGVEVGRVNVAARACGIMIRAFELAIAYAQQRRTFGHQIADHQAIAFKLADMATKVEAGHLMMVNAARKKDSGQRNDVEAGMAKYLASEYCHEVTTESFRIHGGYGYSKEYEIERLYREAPFMLIGEGTSEVQKRIISRALLQEYKLRG
- a CDS encoding HpcH/HpaI aldolase/citrate lyase family protein — encoded protein: MPLRARRSCLAVPASNVKMLGKAQGLPADQIFCDLEDSVAPGAKESARGNVVAVLNEGDWKGKTRVVRVNDLTTKWTYRDVVTVVEGAGANLDCVMLPKVQTAAQVQWLDLLLTQIEEVMGFEVGRIGIEAQIENALGLSNVKEIAFASPRIETIIFGPADFMASMNMPSLVVGALNPDYPGDPFHYVLFKILEAARARGVQAIDGPFLQIRDVEAFRGVAKKSAALGYDGKWVLHPGQIDAANEVYAPRQEDYDHAELILDAYAWHTSDEGGLRGAVMLGDEMIDEASRKMAEVIAGKGRAAGMARTVSFEPPAG
- a CDS encoding crotonase/enoyl-CoA hydratase family protein is translated as MADVQTSRPDGSLSDAPPAASEELVLTEHGRVLVLTMNRPAARNAMSLSLATAIAAALEQLDARDDLSIGVITGANKTFCAGMDLKGFARGERPIVPGRGFAGLVRQPPRKPLIAAVEGYALAGGFEIVLSCDLIVAARDAKFGLPEVKRGLAAAAGGLLRLQRRIPYHLAMELVLTGRMWPATEAADVHLVNRLTEPGAALEVALELAEEIAANAPLALAASKQVLARSVDWPLEEAFDRQEEFVAVVRTSADAKEGAVAFAEKRPPRWTGQ
- a CDS encoding NAD(P)H-dependent amine dehydrogenase family protein, translated to MSIRVVQWTTGGVARSAVRAVLAHPRLELVGCFAWSAEKDGKDVGELCGLPPLGVRATSSFDEIIALRPDVVLYMPLLWDVDDMVRLLEAGINVISTANFLTGRSYGEKDMNRLHEAARRGGVSLYGTGINPGLAGVVGLTAAALCREVEKISILEAADCTHYASAETWQALGFGSPPDTPGLADAAKQRQLVFQDAVEVIAKALGVELEEVRYAPEFGLATRDLDLGYMTIPRGTVCGLKGRWQGIVRGRPLIELGLLWRLGNAMEPDWPIEEGYVMEVRGHPNVRLRYEFDYAADAVDRDAHTANPAVNAVAAVVAAPPGLVTADDLPLVTAGSIATP
- a CDS encoding cytochrome P450 yields the protein MPLTSTSDVYYDPYDAGIDADPYPVWRRLRDEAPLYYNEKYDFYALSRFEDVEPALSDWNTYRSGRGSILELIKADIQLPSGIILFEDPPIHDLHRGLLARVFTPRKMNALEPKIREFCARSLDPLVGTERFDFIRDLGAQMPMRTIGFLLGIPEADQEAIRDRLDEGLQLREGEDPSVSAEDFNAAEFGAEEFGTYIDWRAAHPSDDLMTELLTAEFEDETGTVRRLHRGEVLTYVTMLAGAGNETTTRLIGWAGKILAENPDQRRELVEDRSLIPNAVEELLRFEAPSPVQARHVARDVEHHGHTVPAGSIMVLLNGSANRDERRFADPDRFDVHRDVGRHLSFGYGIHHCLGAALARLEGRVALDEVLSRFPTWEIDWDNAVQARTSTVRGWETMPAFVR